The genomic window CGCCGATGGTCAGCACCCGCCCGGTCAGCCGCCCGAACTCCTGCGCGGCCACCTGCGCCACCTTGTCCGACGGGATAAGGAACAGCACCCCCACCGCAACCACCACAAGCATCAGCAGAACAGACAGCAGTCGGACGATCCAGCGCATGGCTTTGGCCTCTTGCAGAAGGGGAATTGCCGGAATCCTAAGCACAAACCGCCCCTGCGGCAAGCAACGCCCTTGTGAAGGCACGCACCCGGCCCGCAGGCCGCAAATCGCCGCACCTGTCGCCTTTCCACGCGGTGCGCCAAGGGGTATAAGCCCGCATGTCCCAGAACCCGCCCAACCTCCGCCCCGATCTGGCCCGCGCCACCGTCCCCGATGCCCGCCGCGAGGGTCAGCCGACCATCGGCATGGTCAGCCTCGGCTGCCCCAAGGCGCTGGTTGACAGCGAACGCATCCTGACCCGCCTGCGCGCCGAAGGCTACGCCATCAGCCCCGACTACGCGGGCGCCGATGCCGTCATCGTCAACACCTGCGGGTTTCTTGACAGCGCAAAGGCCGAATCGCTCGATGCCATCGGCGAGGCGCTGCGCGAGAATGGCCGGGTGATCGTGACGGGCTGCCTTGGCGCCGAGCCGGACTACATCACCGGCGCTCACCCCAGGGTGATGGCCGTCACCGGGCCGCACCAGTATGAAGCCGTGCTCGATGCCGTCCACAAGGCGGTGCCCGCCCGGCCCGATCCGTTCATCGACCTGCTTCCGGCCAGCGCCGTCAGCCTGACGCCGCGCCACTACAGCTACCTCAAGATTTCCGAGGGCTGCAATCACAAGTGCAAGTTCTGCATCATCCCCGACATGCGCGGCCTGCTTCAGTCGCGCCCGGCCCATGCGGTGCTGCGCGAGGCTGAAAGGCTGGTCGCGGCCGGAGTGCGCGAGTTGCTGGTGATCAGCCAGGACACCTCGGCCTATGGGCTGGACCTCAAGCACGCCACCGAAAAGGGCCACCGCGCCCACATCACCGATCTGGCACGCGATCTGGGGCAACTCGGGGCATGGGTGCGGCTGCACTACGTCTACCCCTACCCGCATGTCCGCGACCTGATCCCGCTGATGGCGGAAGGGCTGATCCTGCCCTATCTCGACATTCCGTTTCAACATGCCGACCCCGGCGTGCTGCGCCGCATGGCCCGGCCCGCCGCAGCGGCCCGCACGCTGGACGAGATTGCCGCCTGGCGCAGCGTCTGCCCCGACATCACGCTGCGCTCGACCTTCATCGTCGGCTACCCCGGCGAGACCGAGGCCGAATTCCAGACCCTGCTCGACTGGATGGACGAGGCGCAACTCGACCGGGTCGGCTGCTTCCAGTATGAAAACGTGGCGGGCGCGCGCTCGAACGCCCTGCCCGACCACATCGCCCCCGAGGTCAAGCAGGAACGCTACGACCGTTTCATGGAAAAGGCGCAAGCCATCTCGGAAGCACGGCTTGCCGCCAAGGTCGGCCAGACCCTGCAGGTGATCATCGATGAGGTCGACGCCGCCGGCGCCACCTGCCGCACCATGGCCGACGCCCCCGAAATCGACGGCAACCTGTTCATCGACGAAGGGTTCAAGGGCCTGAAACCGGGCGACATCGTGGCCGTCACGGTTGACGAGGCCGGAGAATATGACCTGTGGGGCACGCCTGTCACCCCCTGACCGGGCGCGCCCCTGACCGGAAACGGGGCACCCGCCCGGGGCGGCGCCAGGTTCCTTGACAATGTCTTAACGCAATCCATAATATCATTTTTTATCAATGCGTTATCCAATTTTTCACGCGTGAAAGCACACCCTCAAACACCTCCCCGCAGCGTCGCAACTTTCGCCCGCACCACCGCCGCCCGCTCCGCGTTCGGCGGGTGCGTGC from Paracoccaceae bacterium Fryx2 includes these protein-coding regions:
- the rimO gene encoding 30S ribosomal protein S12 methylthiotransferase RimO, producing MSQNPPNLRPDLARATVPDARREGQPTIGMVSLGCPKALVDSERILTRLRAEGYAISPDYAGADAVIVNTCGFLDSAKAESLDAIGEALRENGRVIVTGCLGAEPDYITGAHPRVMAVTGPHQYEAVLDAVHKAVPARPDPFIDLLPASAVSLTPRHYSYLKISEGCNHKCKFCIIPDMRGLLQSRPAHAVLREAERLVAAGVRELLVISQDTSAYGLDLKHATEKGHRAHITDLARDLGQLGAWVRLHYVYPYPHVRDLIPLMAEGLILPYLDIPFQHADPGVLRRMARPAAAARTLDEIAAWRSVCPDITLRSTFIVGYPGETEAEFQTLLDWMDEAQLDRVGCFQYENVAGARSNALPDHIAPEVKQERYDRFMEKAQAISEARLAAKVGQTLQVIIDEVDAAGATCRTMADAPEIDGNLFIDEGFKGLKPGDIVAVTVDEAGEYDLWGTPVTP